The sequence gtttctaaaaaataatttacagaGTAATAATAGATCATTTGAGGTTGTTTtgttgtgtgtgtatatatcATACACTGCTCACTGCTCAATAAAATAAGTAACGTTAGCTTGGTGCTACTATGCCTATGTCCTCTTGTGCGTGAGGAACTGGGTTCAATCCCAGTCGTCCTCCACTTCAATTCAATTAAATCTTTGAAGATGAAGATAACACCTGCGGTCTCACGGCCAATATGGACattaaaacttttgaaaataaaatgttattaagCTGGGCTGTCACGGCCCATATCATAGACTTCAAAgcttttggaaataaaatattagatggGCCAGCCCATATCATCGAAATCTTGTTCGGGGATTTGACGACACTTTCAACCTTGGTTTTAATCCCTAAAAAGAAATGTTACCGTGCCAGAGAGCaactaattcaatttttttttaccattggGTTTAGAGCACTAATGGGCTTAGACCTTACTTCGTGATCTTTGTTCTTTTCGAGATGATACAACAATATACCTTTTTTTAGGGTCCATttataatacaattttttttttttggtggataAGCATTACATATATGTTTTCAAGTCTCGTTGTTTATATCTTAATCctatttgttttgtatttttcatttatttatatctttgttAGATAACCTAAATTTCATTCAATGACTTTCGTATAAAGTTCAATTTTAAACAAAGAATCATTAGAACAATTTATTCCTGCCATGATACACTTTTGGCCAAAAGTACTCTACCAATTCcaacaaattttcattttagattttaaatttgcTCGAATTGTATCTCTTTAATACTGACACTTTTGGTCAAAAGTCTACCAATTCCAACAAATTTTCTTGTTGACTTTTGAATTTGCTTGAATTGTATCCCTTCTATTCCTATATCGAAAATATACTTACATGCAAAGATTAGAAGTAGAACTAATCTCCAAGTGGGTGGCATGATAATCCATGCCTGCAGTCCCTAAAATGTCTGCATTTGTTCATTGTAGTTTTGTACCCTTTATTGCTATTGGGAGTAGAGTGTCAAATAATAGGGAAAAAGTAAGCATATATGCCCAGCCGTGCAAATATTCCCTTTTCTGATATCCTCCCCCAGAACTGAAAACACTGTACCACGCGCAATTGTAGAATGCCACTAAGCAAGTCTATCTtctaaagcaaataaaagcatttttcatgTGGGTGAGTTAGTGTTTTCGGTGGAAGCGTGTATGTCGCAGCCGCTTCAAAGGTGGTTGAGATTGCTTTTGTACATGGAGCCTGATGATTGTCCCGAAGTTATGGGTAGCTTTCAGTGTAGCTTTTTGAACCATTCGATGGCCGTTTTTATCCTCAATCTGGTAATCAGTCAAAACTGCCTCTGCAGAGTGTCAGATTCTTCTGACACAGAGATCATAATGATACTTGATTAATAAGGAGACATGAAAGGCGGTTTTAAACTAGAACAAAGAAAGGAGGCAAGTGCTGAAAAAGAGGAGGCATGAGAGGTTTGGAAAAAGCGATGGAATGGCTGAGACCCCTTGTTGAGAAGAAGACATGGGACTACTGCGTTGTTTGGAAGTTGGGGGACGACCCTTCAAGGTATCAATCATATTATGCTACCATAGTCGACTACACACCCCTTgctcattaaattaattaacttcCTTCTTTTTCCTTGAATGACAATCTACATAGGTTTGTTGAATGGATGGATTGCTGTTGTGGTGGTGGCTATGGTCTTGCTAATGTCAAAGTTGAAAGAGAAGGGCAGCATTTGCCTCCCCTTTGCAGGGATAGATACTCTCAGCACCCTGTAAGGACTAGAGCTTGTGAGGCACTTGCCCAGTTTCCTTCTTTCATGCCCCTATATTCTGGGTACTGTTTTtccctctctctatatatatggTTCCCCCTGTTGTTAttccttttctttcattctgTTATTGCAACATCGAGTCCAAGAAAGACTTTAATATTTGAGACTAAAACCAGGATTCATGGAGAGGTGGTGGTATCAACCCAACCCAGGTGGCTTTCCCATGGCACTGCCCTGGATTCAAATCTTTCTCATGTGGGTCTTTCTCTCATTATGCTCTTATAATCTCATGTTTTATATATGAGGTTTCACGTTTTAGTTTTCGtttaatgagaaaagaaaaactaattttcctTTTACAGGAGTTGGTTGGAACCCAGGTTCTGATCCCAGTAGTTGGTGGCCTtattgagctattcattgcaaaGCATGTAAGGCTTGTTTGATTGTTTACTAAAGTTCAACATGATTGAAATATCCTGAGACTCGTATCGAAATGGTTCACCTTTTTAGGTACCCAAAGATCAGAATATCATAGACTTTGTCACAGCTCAGTGTCATATCTCTTCGGAACAAGAAGTAAGGAGCTGCAACAGTGTGAGTCCCAACGAAAACTCTCTTGATCCATTGCTCGGCAAGTACGGAGACAATCTTCCACCTCCCCTGCTCCACTTGAGTTCCATTCTCCAGCTGCAATTTCTTCCCCCAGCAACCCAACCCTCCATGTATGGTTTTGAAGGATCTTCCAACGTTTCTGATCGTTTGAATGAACATCCATCATTTGATTCAAGTTCCTGTCTTGCACCAAGACACAAGTCTTTGAAGCGGCCAATTGAAAAATCTTCATTCTCTATAGACCATCATTACAATGAAACTTTGTTAAAGCAACAGctgggtttgggtttgggtttagTTAGTGCCACTCCCATggttgagaaagaaaatgagaaggccAGGCAGAAGCCCGAAAGCGAACAATACCACTCCAAGAATCTGATCACAGAGAGGAACCGAAGAAATAGGATTAAAGACGGGCTCTTTACTCTACGTGCTCTGGTGCCCAAGATTTCCAAGGTTAGGCTAAACTTCAAGTCAAAACTATACTTCTCTATTTGCCCATATCTACCTTATATTTTCAATGTCCTTTTAGATGGACAGGGCTTCAATTCTTGGAGATGCGATCCAGTATATTGTGGAGTTGCAGCAGGAGGTGAAGAAACTCCAGGATGAGGTCAATATGGAACAAGAGGGCAGCAATATGAAGGATGCTGAATTGAAAAGAAGTTCTAGATACTCACCAGCTACTACTACCGAACACAACCGAGGCAGCTCTAGTATCGGCgaaaagaaacaaatagaaTCACAAAGAGTCAGTAAAAACTTCTTACTCATCACTTTAGGGAGGAAAAAGAGGGCATAAGTAATATATTTTTGTCATGAACTTCGTATATACATGCATGAATAATACATTCTGGGCTTTTGCATAGGTGCAAGTAGAAGTGAAGCTGATTGGCACAAGAGAATTTTTGCTGAAGTTGTTATGTGAGCAGAAGCGAGGTGGGTTTGCAAGGCTGATGGAGGCTATCAACGTTTTAGGGCTTCAAGTTGTTGATGCCAACATCACCACATTTAATGGCAAGGTCTTGAACATTTTCAGGGTTGAGGTATGACTAAAGAAAGGGCAATATATGAATTAATGCTAATAGGGTGTAGGGAGTTGGAGACAACTGGACATCCCATGGAAAATCAATCTCTCCATGCTGTTTTACATAGCACACAAAATATTGCATTATCAAcagttttttttcccctttttactAGGGGTCATTAATTGAAATCCTATGTAAATCACAATGGACTTGTTTCAAATTCTGGACTCACTTTTCCTTGGGACATCCAAACCATCTCCTGCTTTTCATGCCCGCAGTAGTTAATTGGCTTCTATCTAATatgtctagtattttatttgttGATCTGGAAGGCAAACAAGGAGTTCCAACCGAAGAAATTGAGAGATTCATTGATTGATCTAACAGGCTAGAGAAATCAGAAAGTACATAGAAATACATTGGgatgagaagaaaaagagagcAAGTTGTGATTCAGAAAATGAAGCATTTACTCTCAGCATTGAGAGCTCTCCTGTTCATGTATCTTCACTTCATCTTGTATGATCATATGGTCTATCACCTTTGAAGATCAAATTTAGTTAAACGCTTGATCTCTTGTACAGGAGGAGGACATATACATATCAAATGACTCGTGTGTCATgttgcttatttttcttctgtttAAGGAAAAGATTTTGATCGAATCATTCTAAAATGATTCACTAAAATTTTACAACACGGTTGGTTTAATTTAAATACTTTGGAAAATGCCATAGTGACTCTTTGAGCAAGAAACTATTAAAGCTCAAAGGCTGCAAGAATAGTTGTTTATTtcattacaatatatatatatatatatatatatatgtagaaatagttataaatagtaatatttgACCCTCTCCTAGAATCAAGTAGTGAGTTATGGAATTAAGTAGCGGTACAAgtttagaaataaatgaattcATGCCTCATATgaattgaaaaaacaatgaGGACCCAAAATTTAAGCCTATGGGtccaaaattatattttaagactAACTTAACCCTTGGGTGTTACATATATCCccttaaataatttaaaggtAAATAATTATAGTTAATCCATGATCATGGTAATGTCATTAAGttgaaatttgatatttattctTATGATTTAGAAATATTAAGTGATCCTAGAAAAatggatttgtaactcaaggaatTAAGAAGTAATCTAGTTAGTTGATAGCAATTTTCAATTTAGATTATAGATATTAGTTCATAGGaacatcatataatatatcGCAACTAAAGGAATGAATTATTCTTCATTGTAATTATCATACAATACCCTAGCACAGTTAATATTCTTTAGTGGAAGAAAGATCAATTATagaacttttgaaattttgtgggAGTCGGTTTATTTATGGGTCTGAGTAGTCCCCATGTTAACTACCTTTTTATGTGTGCAATATTTAATTAGAATAATTTAGAAGACTAGGGTGCACTATGGTCTTAGGTATGTCATAATTGTAGTCTTAGTTAAGGCTAGCTCATTAAAGACAAGTTCAgatccatgacctactatccattacatTCAAGttccctatgaactagtgtccataatctaacaaggtagtgttatcacctatcaagattacctcacaaattcttgagttacagattccacttattatatgatcaactgacatactctaccTCCAAatagcatatgtcaaattccactaaaagaaTTAATGCGatcataaatttcatgatcacatatcctttAAATCACCCAAAGGAAcatattgtctcaatcccatgagat is a genomic window of Vitis riparia cultivar Riparia Gloire de Montpellier isolate 1030 chromosome 1, EGFV_Vit.rip_1.0, whole genome shotgun sequence containing:
- the LOC117912335 gene encoding transcription factor bHLH90 isoform X2 codes for the protein MRGLEKAMEWLRPLVEKKTWDYCVVWKLGDDPSRFVEWMDCCCGGGYGLANVKVEREGQHLPPLCRDRYSQHPVRTRACEALAQFPSFMPLYSGIHGEVVVSTQPRWLSHGTALDSNLSHELVGTQVLIPVVGGLIELFIAKHVPKDQNIIDFVTAQCHISSEQEVRSCNSVSPNENSLDPLLGKYGDNLPPPLLHLSSILQLQFLPPATQPSMYGFEGSSNVSDRLNEHPSFDSSSCLAPRHKSLKRPIEKSSFSIDHHYNETLLKQQLGLGLGLVSATPMVEKENEKARQKPESEQYHSKNLITERNRRNRIKDGLFTLRALVPKISKMDRASILGDAIQYIVELQQEVKKLQDEVNMEQEGSNMKDAELKRSSRYSPATTTEHNRGSSSIGEKKQIESQRVQVEVKLIGTREFLLKLLCEQKRGGFARLMEAINVLGLQVVDANITTFNGKVLNIFRVEANKEFQPKKLRDSLIDLTG
- the LOC117912335 gene encoding transcription factor bHLH90 isoform X1 — protein: MRGLEKAMEWLRPLVEKKTWDYCVVWKLGDDPSRFVEWMDCCCGGGYGLANVKVEREGQHLPPLCRDRYSQHPVRTRACEALAQFPSFMPLYSGIHGEVVVSTQPRWLSHGTALDSNLSHELVGTQVLIPVVGGLIELFIAKHVPKDQNIIDFVTAQCHISSEQEVRSCNSVSPNENSLDPLLGKYGDNLPPPLLHLSSILQLQFLPPATQPSMYGFEGSSNVSDRLNEHPSFDSSSCLAPRHKSLKRPIEKSSFSIDHHYNETLLKQQLGLGLGLVSATPMVEKENEKARQKPESEQYHSKNLITERNRRNRIKDGLFTLRALVPKISKMDRASILGDAIQYIVELQQEVKKLQDEVNMEQEGSNMKDAELKRSSRYSPATTTEHNRGSSSIGEKKQIESQRVQVEVKLIGTREFLLKLLCEQKRGGFARLMEAINVLGLQVVDANITTFNGKVLNIFRVEAREIRKYIEIHWDEKKKRASCDSENEAFTLSIESSPVHVSSLHLV